One genomic region from Anabaena sp. PCC 7108 encodes:
- a CDS encoding cyclic nucleotide-binding domain-containing protein gives MDKSFLGWILLLGLGFPLFGILLGEAASRLERQQHPLAVALRQIREYVLPPLAVILVMRQLLSVAGKDSWARFVETLTWVAVIVAGISLINALLTTKKEPIKWQIHVPSLFFQVARGVVIFAIGYHIINGIWNINLTGLGSSVGIASAVIALALQDTLSNLVSGLLLLFAKPFRTGDWIEFDGKQGRVLEQNWWSVTIAAPGRKFNVPNGVLSKASIINYGQGAMWKSISASFSYDDSPNEVIPALNSLVEGIDAIEDEGLAQVSSYGDSCITYDLYYKLLPENNFGVSATLKSRLYYLTKRYGFTVPYPIAVQYDVDAKLGIPSRIPQVLENRQQELVTYLRSLPYFLTLNDNQVEKLSERARFKAYGKDELIIQEGKEDEGLYIIFKGTGQAYLKDEQGNRKIVDELELNEVFGEMAIFPGEVSPVTAIANEDVEVVVIPTDEVIEIIESNNKFASEILEYIEERKKMVRLAKGIKEDVNLPNNKNGRRIQVGR, from the coding sequence ATGGATAAATCATTTCTGGGATGGATATTACTTTTGGGGCTGGGATTTCCATTGTTCGGTATACTGCTTGGTGAAGCTGCCTCAAGATTGGAACGGCAGCAACACCCCTTAGCAGTTGCTCTGCGTCAGATACGGGAGTATGTGTTACCTCCCTTAGCCGTAATTTTGGTCATGCGACAGCTTTTAAGCGTTGCTGGCAAAGATTCCTGGGCACGCTTTGTGGAAACGTTAACTTGGGTTGCCGTGATTGTGGCGGGAATTTCTTTAATTAACGCCTTGTTGACCACAAAAAAAGAACCGATCAAATGGCAAATTCATGTACCTAGCCTGTTCTTTCAGGTAGCTAGGGGTGTGGTAATCTTCGCCATTGGTTATCACATTATCAATGGAATTTGGAATATAAATTTGACTGGCTTGGGTTCTTCTGTGGGGATAGCTTCAGCAGTAATTGCCCTAGCGCTGCAAGATACCCTCAGCAACCTGGTATCAGGATTGCTGCTGCTATTTGCCAAACCATTCAGAACGGGTGACTGGATTGAGTTCGACGGAAAGCAGGGGCGGGTACTCGAGCAAAATTGGTGGTCGGTTACTATTGCAGCTCCTGGCAGAAAATTCAACGTTCCCAATGGGGTATTGTCGAAGGCAAGCATTATCAATTACGGTCAGGGAGCAATGTGGAAAAGTATTTCTGCCAGCTTTTCTTATGACGACTCTCCTAATGAAGTGATTCCAGCACTAAATAGCTTGGTGGAGGGCATAGATGCGATCGAAGACGAAGGTTTGGCTCAGGTTAGTTCCTATGGAGACTCCTGTATCACCTATGACCTTTACTATAAATTACTGCCTGAAAATAATTTTGGCGTTTCTGCGACACTCAAATCCCGGCTTTACTATCTAACCAAACGTTATGGTTTTACCGTCCCCTATCCGATCGCAGTACAGTACGATGTCGATGCGAAACTTGGGATACCAAGCCGGATTCCTCAAGTACTAGAGAACCGCCAACAGGAATTGGTAACTTATTTGCGATCGCTCCCATATTTCTTAACGCTCAATGATAATCAAGTTGAAAAACTGAGTGAACGGGCTAGATTTAAAGCCTACGGTAAGGATGAGTTAATTATTCAGGAAGGTAAAGAAGACGAGGGACTTTATATTATCTTCAAGGGTACAGGACAGGCTTATCTAAAAGATGAGCAAGGGAACCGCAAGATAGTAGATGAACTAGAACTTAACGAAGTATTTGGTGAAATGGCTATCTTTCCAGGAGAGGTAAGCCCAGTTACAGCGATCGCCAATGAAGATGTCGAGGTTGTAGTGATTCCAACGGACGAGGTTATTGAAATAATCGAGTCTAACAACAAATTTGCTTCAGAGATTCTTGAGTATATCGAAGAACGGAAAAAGATGGTTCGACTTGCTAAAGGAATTAAGGAGGATGTGAATCTGCCAAATAACAAAAATGGTCGCCGAATCCAAGTGGGAAGATAA
- a CDS encoding substrate-binding domain-containing protein — MFSIVLLLIACTGQSKTSKANIDNQANPDKSAKENLGIQKVERKLVKSLSTQDSAQQGIVLPEVNPLELEGIIAISGTQVVLPISQAIAQRFIQDGYPSKINLAGIDTVVGFKLFCQDKTIDIVNAVRPITSQELAACAKSGIQPIGFKIATDAVTIVVSSENNFVPNTLTRDELAKVFTVQKWSDVNPKWPKELIKRIIPAGAGTGGAVDLFAQAILKGNVSQLTNAPNTMFYDFVEQLYSEALIDSYMVGFLEYGSYQENREKLKAIAIDKVDPFLPGYPLTRPLYMYADAKAIRNRTELEGFINYYLTYVDQEISSLGYLPVKPTVLDESKTKFLQVKGNKELLKSASKKN, encoded by the coding sequence TTGTTCAGCATAGTTTTACTATTAATAGCTTGCACTGGTCAATCAAAAACCTCAAAAGCAAATATTGATAATCAAGCTAATCCGGACAAATCTGCAAAAGAAAATTTAGGTATTCAGAAAGTCGAGAGGAAATTAGTTAAATCACTCTCAACCCAAGACTCAGCTCAACAGGGCATTGTGCTTCCGGAGGTAAACCCCCTAGAACTAGAGGGAATAATAGCGATATCTGGAACTCAGGTAGTTTTGCCAATTAGTCAGGCTATTGCTCAACGCTTTATCCAAGACGGGTATCCTAGCAAGATTAATCTCGCTGGTATTGATACGGTTGTTGGCTTCAAACTATTTTGCCAGGATAAAACAATAGATATTGTCAATGCAGTTCGCCCGATTACCAGTCAGGAGTTAGCCGCCTGTGCTAAGTCAGGTATTCAGCCGATAGGCTTTAAAATTGCTACCGATGCCGTGACTATTGTAGTTAGTTCTGAGAATAATTTCGTCCCCAACACTCTGACACGCGACGAACTGGCAAAGGTATTTACTGTCCAAAAGTGGTCAGATGTCAATCCCAAATGGCCAAAAGAACTGATTAAACGCATTATTCCAGCCGGGGCTGGTACGGGGGGAGCAGTTGACTTGTTTGCTCAAGCTATTCTCAAGGGCAACGTTAGCCAACTTACTAATGCTCCCAATACGATGTTTTATGACTTTGTAGAGCAGTTATACTCAGAAGCTTTAATTGATTCCTACATGGTTGGCTTCTTAGAGTATGGCTCCTATCAAGAAAACCGTGAGAAGTTGAAGGCGATCGCTATTGATAAAGTAGACCCTTTCCTACCAGGATATCCTCTAACTCGTCCTTTGTATATGTATGCAGATGCCAAGGCGATTCGGAACCGAACGGAATTAGAAGGGTTTATTAACTATTACTTGACATATGTGGACCAGGAAATTTCTAGTCTTGGCTACCTTCCAGTTAAACCAACCGTATTGGATGAATCAAAAACTAAGTTTTTGCAAGTGAAAGGTAATAAAGAGTTATTGAAGTCAGCAAGTAAGAAAAATTAG
- a CDS encoding substrate-binding domain-containing protein, with protein sequence MKTFTISNCQRIAATTLTAITIIFTTNTASAQLLKGGGAAFSEPLYQRYSAEYERETGVKFQYTAIGSGGGIRLFINKTVDLAGTTLIPTPIEKNQMQDGLLMVPTGGGSIAIIYNLEDVTADVKLSREQLAKIFTGQIANWNQVDSSFPNKKIQVIVQSDSSGTNLTLTKYLRKITGGKIESSREPNWGFQVFASLPQDSAIAGEVRRIDGAIGYIQTSFARQNNLPTARIENRSGRYVEPTLAETEKALVNIKFNDEFTTEDIDDPEDGYPLVSLSWLLFYNKYPNETLVQSNKNLLIWILTKGQGFNRELGYTKIPEDVAKKVIETANNELKVRP encoded by the coding sequence ATGAAGACATTTACAATCAGTAATTGCCAGAGAATTGCCGCTACCACACTAACTGCAATAACGATTATTTTCACTACTAATACTGCTTCTGCTCAATTACTTAAGGGTGGTGGGGCTGCTTTTTCCGAACCTCTTTATCAGCGATATAGTGCAGAATACGAACGGGAAACAGGCGTTAAGTTCCAATACACTGCGATTGGCAGTGGTGGTGGTATTCGTTTGTTCATCAATAAAACTGTAGACCTCGCAGGTACTACTTTAATTCCTACCCCAATTGAGAAAAATCAAATGCAAGATGGGTTGCTAATGGTACCTACAGGGGGAGGGTCAATAGCTATTATTTACAATCTTGAAGATGTAACCGCAGATGTCAAGTTATCTCGTGAGCAACTGGCAAAAATATTTACAGGTCAAATTGCCAATTGGAACCAAGTTGATTCCAGTTTTCCTAACAAAAAGATTCAAGTCATAGTTCAATCTGACAGTAGCGGTACTAATTTGACCCTGACTAAATACTTGCGAAAAATTACGGGTGGAAAAATAGAATCTAGCCGAGAACCTAATTGGGGATTTCAGGTCTTTGCTTCCCTTCCCCAAGATAGTGCAATAGCAGGAGAAGTGCGAAGAATTGATGGTGCAATCGGCTATATTCAAACAAGCTTTGCTCGTCAGAACAATCTGCCTACAGCTAGGATTGAAAATCGGTCTGGTCGTTACGTAGAACCAACCTTAGCAGAAACGGAAAAAGCTCTAGTCAATATCAAGTTTAATGATGAGTTCACGACTGAAGATATAGATGATCCAGAAGATGGCTACCCCTTGGTTAGTTTGAGTTGGCTACTTTTCTATAACAAGTACCCTAACGAAACTCTTGTCCAGTCCAATAAGAACTTGTTGATATGGATTCTAACTAAGGGTCAAGGATTTAATCGAGAGCTAGGGTACACGAAAATTCCCGAAGATGTAGCTAAAAAAGTGATTGAAACTGCCAATAATGAATTGAAGGTTCGTCCTTAA
- a CDS encoding iron uptake porin encodes MSKLSLPLPLTLLILGYNLLVLSPVLAQANYTNTSGFEIPTTVNLLENHDVSSVDELAPNSDVIVRSTVQGNGEFLTGNNAVQDQRFYPELSQPSIKAGVSSTLENQLASGNKITSKTSDDQLKIPEIPTNQLQPPQLYSQPPDAMTEVTRVEDLRDVIPGDWAYEALRSLVEKYRCIVGSEKATFEGNRAINRYEFAAAFNTCLLKMGRIIYSLNNTFPNQEDLASVKRLQADFATELKTLTTKVDNLEQRVAFVKDHQFSTTTIIRGTVDFNLISAFGGQKAVSSGSNPRESLNENLTLSGRVNLNFDTSFTGKDRLRTNIRAGNVSNFGSSVTGTDMTRLIGAVNTGNNVTLGSLFYEFPIAGKRGKVAIASVADFPTRIFPALNPVASISNFGAESPIYSFAFGTGAVVYYNFTDKIAAGVSYLTTSGSNPLEGLFGGQSTALAQVTYTPSDKLAIAFTYGHYYASTPNLTGSKGSRFAQLPFGGSTATSANAYGLQSTYKLSNKLILGGWFSYFNARAESEPSVSGLDGSIGANADIWSWAITAVVPDLGKLGSQLNFVFGMPPKVTSNDVSSRLDSDTSMHFELSYRYPVTDRVSITPGVLLITNPEHNAANDSIWIGLLRTTFSF; translated from the coding sequence ATGAGCAAATTGAGTCTGCCATTGCCGCTGACTTTATTGATCCTGGGTTACAATTTATTAGTATTATCTCCGGTCTTGGCGCAAGCAAATTATACTAATACTTCAGGATTTGAAATTCCAACAACTGTAAACTTGCTAGAGAATCATGACGTTAGTTCTGTTGATGAATTAGCTCCTAATTCAGATGTGATAGTCAGATCAACTGTTCAAGGAAACGGGGAATTCTTAACAGGGAACAATGCGGTACAAGACCAGAGATTTTACCCCGAACTTTCACAACCGTCTATAAAGGCGGGGGTTTCTAGCACTTTAGAAAACCAACTGGCTTCTGGTAATAAAATTACTTCAAAAACCTCTGATGATCAACTTAAAATTCCAGAAATTCCTACTAACCAATTACAGCCACCCCAACTATATAGCCAACCACCAGATGCGATGACGGAAGTTACCAGGGTTGAAGATTTACGAGATGTTATTCCTGGGGATTGGGCTTATGAAGCACTGCGAAGCTTGGTAGAAAAATATCGTTGCATTGTTGGTTCTGAAAAAGCTACTTTTGAGGGTAATCGGGCTATAAACCGTTATGAATTTGCTGCTGCTTTTAATACTTGCTTGCTTAAGATGGGACGTATAATTTATAGCTTAAATAATACATTCCCTAATCAAGAAGATTTGGCATCTGTAAAAAGGCTACAAGCAGACTTTGCTACAGAACTGAAAACCCTCACCACTAAGGTAGATAACTTAGAACAGCGAGTAGCCTTTGTCAAAGACCATCAGTTTAGTACTACTACAATTATTCGGGGGACTGTAGATTTTAATTTAATTAGTGCTTTTGGAGGACAGAAAGCTGTTTCTTCTGGGAGTAATCCCAGGGAAAGTTTGAATGAAAATCTTACTTTATCAGGGCGAGTAAATCTCAATTTCGATACCAGTTTTACAGGTAAAGACCGATTGCGTACTAACATTCGGGCTGGAAATGTTAGCAATTTTGGTTCCAGTGTGACTGGAACAGATATGACTCGCCTGATTGGTGCTGTTAATACTGGTAACAATGTTACGCTAGGTTCGTTGTTTTATGAGTTTCCGATCGCAGGTAAACGCGGTAAAGTTGCGATCGCATCTGTTGCTGACTTTCCCACTCGCATTTTCCCTGCGCTTAATCCTGTTGCTTCTATTTCCAATTTTGGTGCTGAAAGTCCTATCTACTCATTTGCTTTTGGTACGGGTGCTGTAGTTTACTATAACTTCACTGATAAAATTGCCGCTGGTGTCAGTTATTTAACTACTTCTGGTAGCAATCCACTTGAAGGACTGTTTGGTGGTCAATCTACTGCTTTAGCTCAGGTAACTTATACTCCATCTGATAAGTTAGCGATCGCTTTTACCTATGGTCACTACTACGCTTCAACACCTAATCTAACTGGGAGTAAGGGTAGTAGATTTGCTCAGTTACCTTTTGGAGGCAGTACTGCGACTTCCGCCAACGCTTATGGTTTACAGTCTACTTACAAGTTGAGCAATAAGTTGATTTTAGGTGGTTGGTTTAGCTATTTCAATGCTAGGGCTGAGTCTGAGCCTAGCGTTAGTGGTTTAGATGGTTCAATTGGAGCTAATGCTGACATCTGGAGTTGGGCAATTACTGCGGTAGTGCCAGATTTGGGTAAGTTAGGTAGTCAGTTAAATTTTGTCTTTGGTATGCCTCCGAAGGTGACAAGTAATGATGTTTCTTCTCGTTTAGATAGCGATACTTCAATGCATTTTGAGCTATCTTATCGCTATCCAGTGACTGATAGAGTTTCTATTACTCCGGGAGTTTTGTTGATTACTAATCCTGAGCATAATGCTGCCAATGATAGTATTTGGATTGGATTATTGCGAACTACTTTTTCGTTTTAA
- a CDS encoding aminotransferase class I/II-fold pyridoxal phosphate-dependent enzyme, whose product MLKFQDLTQHEVEALKQKHNYADAHTHQSQSPSQLEIIKRLPELWLEAEKTKQETLNNKFIETFYKMRGLDTALFPNNVMLYYAASIAIIHIANYLLKKRLSVTLIEPCFDNLYEILSHLAIPLDPLKEELLHDVDKIYENLKTHVKSDAIFIVDPNNPTGFTLLGQKNKKAFENVVQFCKDYDKILVIDYCFANFLMNDEEIELYDTYKVLKESGIKYMAIEDTGKTWPIQDAKIAMLKVSDNLYEEMYSIYTAYILNVSPFILNVLTEYLLDSQNCQFASIKNLLNTNRKILEETFQDSMLKPLKPKGNVSVAWCEIMEPNLKATELQKILYEEGVYVLPGTYFFWHNPDQGEKYIRIALARDTDNFTEGTSLIKSILDRLDKNFSAQVAAVPQLSPSGG is encoded by the coding sequence ATGCTGAAGTTTCAAGACCTAACTCAACACGAGGTTGAAGCACTTAAGCAAAAGCATAACTATGCTGATGCTCATACTCATCAATCACAATCTCCTTCTCAACTGGAGATTATTAAAAGGTTGCCTGAGTTATGGCTTGAAGCCGAAAAAACTAAGCAAGAAACCTTAAATAATAAATTTATAGAAACCTTTTATAAAATGAGAGGATTGGATACAGCCTTATTTCCCAACAATGTCATGCTTTATTATGCGGCTTCAATCGCCATCATTCATATAGCCAACTATCTCTTAAAAAAACGCTTGAGCGTCACTTTAATTGAACCTTGTTTTGATAATCTCTATGAAATATTGTCGCACCTTGCAATTCCTCTTGATCCTTTAAAAGAAGAATTATTACACGATGTCGATAAAATTTATGAAAATCTCAAAACTCATGTCAAGAGTGATGCAATATTTATCGTAGACCCTAATAACCCAACAGGATTCACGCTGCTGGGACAGAAAAACAAAAAAGCTTTTGAAAATGTGGTTCAGTTTTGTAAAGATTATGACAAGATACTTGTTATAGATTATTGCTTTGCCAATTTTTTGATGAACGATGAGGAAATTGAACTTTATGATACCTATAAAGTCTTAAAAGAATCGGGTATTAAATATATGGCAATTGAAGACACCGGAAAAACCTGGCCAATTCAGGATGCCAAAATAGCCATGCTGAAAGTCAGCGACAATCTCTATGAAGAGATGTATAGCATTTATACAGCATATATTCTTAATGTATCTCCCTTCATTCTCAATGTCCTCACAGAATACCTACTAGATTCCCAAAACTGCCAGTTTGCTTCCATAAAAAATCTCTTAAATACAAACCGAAAGATTTTAGAAGAAACATTTCAAGATAGTATGTTAAAACCGCTCAAGCCAAAAGGTAACGTCAGTGTCGCCTGGTGTGAAATCATGGAGCCTAATCTCAAGGCGACTGAACTGCAAAAAATCTTATACGAGGAGGGCGTATATGTTTTACCAGGAACCTACTTTTTCTGGCACAATCCTGACCAAGGAGAGAAATACATCAGAATAGCTCTAGCGCGAGATACTGATAATTTTACTGAGGGTACGTCTTTAATTAAGAGCATACTAGACAGGCTAGATAAAAACTTTTCTGCTCAAGTAGCAGCAGTGCCACAGCTTTCACCGTCAGGGGGGTAA
- a CDS encoding dihydrodipicolinate synthase family protein: MKMQWKGVMPIITTSFRKDLSIDREFMAKHAYWLVDNGCTGIVVNGTLGEASTLSFDEKIQNIQTCVSAVGDRVPIVSGTGGINTAEAVAFAKRAEEVGCSGLMILPPYQYSPDWREMKTHLFAVVEATKLPCMLYNDPSSYQSDLLPEQIAELANEHSNVQTVKEATGDVRRITAIRALLGERLSPTVGLDSFLVEGIAAGATCWVAGLANALPKESVALYNYAVQGDYEKAFNLYRWFLILAGLNVGHKFVQTTKLIQEVVGWGNTIVRPPRLELVGSELEEAHNIIKTALANRPKL; encoded by the coding sequence ATGAAAATGCAATGGAAAGGCGTAATGCCAATAATTACTACTAGTTTTAGGAAAGACTTATCCATAGATCGGGAATTTATGGCTAAACATGCTTATTGGTTGGTGGATAATGGTTGCACGGGTATTGTTGTTAATGGTACGCTTGGGGAAGCAAGCACTTTAAGTTTTGATGAAAAAATACAGAACATACAAACGTGCGTATCCGCAGTAGGCGATCGCGTACCTATCGTTTCTGGAACAGGAGGTATCAATACAGCCGAAGCCGTAGCTTTTGCTAAACGAGCAGAGGAAGTTGGCTGTAGCGGCTTAATGATTTTACCTCCCTATCAATACAGCCCAGATTGGCGTGAGATGAAAACACATCTTTTTGCTGTGGTTGAGGCAACAAAACTTCCCTGTATGTTATACAATGACCCCTCTAGCTACCAGAGCGATCTTCTGCCAGAGCAGATTGCCGAACTCGCTAACGAGCATTCTAATGTTCAAACTGTTAAGGAAGCAACTGGTGATGTGCGCCGAATCACTGCCATTCGCGCTTTGTTGGGAGAGCGTCTTTCTCCTACTGTTGGTTTAGATAGTTTCCTGGTTGAAGGTATAGCCGCAGGAGCAACATGCTGGGTGGCGGGACTTGCCAACGCTTTACCAAAAGAATCTGTAGCTCTTTATAATTACGCTGTGCAGGGCGACTATGAGAAAGCATTTAATCTCTATCGGTGGTTTCTTATCTTAGCAGGACTCAATGTCGGACATAAGTTTGTGCAGACAACTAAGCTGATTCAGGAGGTCGTTGGTTGGGGGAATACCATTGTGCGTCCCCCACGATTAGAACTCGTTGGCTCTGAACTGGAGGAAGCTCACAACATCATTAAAACAGCCTTAGCTAATCGTCCAAAACTTTAA
- a CDS encoding non-ribosomal peptide synthetase produces the protein MSESQRLSARKSVIEQEVYWQKHLGSILPVLEIPFQRSRVSVQSLIREKETIKLDEKLGLELNKFCYAENIPLLTALLTIFKIILLRYTEQEDIIVGSLSVDSIREAKEASQEKFTNPIALRTSLAGEPNSKEILRRVAITVEEAAQNRDYPFEKLEELTKSPIFKVMLVLCNVPFCISEAPIKSEQLEDIEEHIARCELVVLAAEEEGNLRVSCSYNPELYESDSIQRMLGHFKTLLSGLVVNPEQSISTLPLLTQAERHQLLVEWNNTDAEYPRSKCSHQLVEEQVERTPDAVAVEFEEEHLTYRQMNLRANQVAHYLRSLGVKPEVPVGFCVERTLARIIGLLGIFKSNGVYVPLDPTYPEERLAYMLSDSQAQVLLTTEKTLSSLPQLALCAQGRQIVYLDRDWELISQQNSENPVTQVQPDNLAYVIYTSGSTGRPKGVAMEHRAFCNFIWWQLHSTTVSNSAKTLQFAPLSFDISLQESFTTWSSGGILVQLSEEVRRNPMALASFLASKRIERAFLPCVALRNLAEVVNNGRPILTTLREIMVTGEQLQITPAIANLFKQTGGILYNQYGLTENPTITQFILTGETSSWPALPPIGSATTNAKVYILDRCLQPVPIGVPGELYVSGEWLARGYLNLPELTSERFISNPFGSGRLLRTRDIARYLPDGNIEYLGRADNWVKIRGFSIELGEIETVMAQHPAVQESVVVPQEGILGNKRLVAYVVPHEHATSILNLEAELEQVSLKQQLAKKLELAVRTYLRERLPDYMVPAVFVTLEKMPLTPSGKVNRLALPAPNKSRPELATTLVIPKSKAEKQIAQVWIEVLGLDVVGIHDNFFELGGYSLLLPQIHNKLAEMFGSELSIMTLVQYPTIHALAQHLSQIDSEQSAVNGREQNSRLGRKSLVEQEQQRRQKNRNTKY, from the coding sequence ATGAGTGAGTCTCAACGTCTTTCGGCTAGAAAGAGCGTGATTGAACAGGAAGTTTACTGGCAGAAGCATTTAGGTAGTATTCTGCCCGTGTTAGAAATTCCCTTCCAGCGTTCAAGAGTATCCGTTCAATCTTTGATTAGAGAAAAGGAAACAATTAAACTAGATGAGAAGCTAGGCTTAGAACTCAATAAATTTTGCTACGCTGAGAATATACCTCTACTTACCGCGCTGCTGACTATATTTAAAATTATTTTGCTGCGTTACACAGAGCAAGAAGATATTATTGTTGGTTCCCTATCTGTGGATAGTATTCGAGAAGCAAAAGAAGCAAGTCAGGAAAAATTTACCAATCCGATCGCGTTGCGGACAAGTCTAGCAGGTGAACCAAATTCTAAAGAAATTTTAAGGCGAGTTGCTATAACAGTTGAAGAAGCAGCACAAAATCGAGATTACCCATTTGAGAAACTGGAGGAGCTAACTAAATCTCCGATTTTTAAGGTAATGTTGGTACTGTGCAATGTACCGTTTTGTATTTCAGAAGCGCCGATAAAATCAGAACAACTAGAGGACATTGAGGAACACATTGCTAGGTGTGAGCTTGTTGTTTTGGCGGCTGAAGAAGAGGGGAATTTAAGAGTAAGCTGCTCATACAATCCTGAGTTGTATGAGTCAGACTCGATTCAGCGGATGTTGGGGCATTTCAAGACTTTGCTTTCGGGTTTGGTTGTCAATCCAGAGCAAAGTATATCCACCTTGCCCCTGTTGACTCAAGCGGAACGGCATCAGCTACTGGTCGAGTGGAACAACACCGATGCAGAGTACCCTCGTTCTAAGTGTAGTCATCAGTTGGTGGAAGAGCAGGTAGAACGCACACCGGATGCAGTAGCAGTAGAGTTTGAAGAAGAACATCTGACCTACCGCCAGATGAATCTACGAGCGAATCAGGTGGCACACTATCTGCGATCGCTCGGAGTAAAACCAGAAGTACCAGTTGGTTTCTGCGTAGAGCGCACCCTAGCCAGGATAATCGGATTATTGGGCATTTTCAAGTCTAATGGCGTGTATGTTCCTTTAGACCCCACCTATCCCGAAGAGCGCCTAGCTTATATGCTGTCAGATTCACAGGCGCAAGTCTTGCTAACTACAGAGAAGACGCTAAGCAGCTTACCGCAGCTAGCACTCTGTGCCCAAGGACGGCAGATAGTCTACCTGGATCGAGACTGGGAGCTTATCTCTCAGCAGAACTCCGAGAATCCAGTCACTCAGGTTCAGCCTGACAACTTAGCCTATGTTATTTACACCTCCGGTTCTACAGGAAGACCCAAAGGGGTGGCGATGGAGCATCGTGCTTTCTGCAATTTCATCTGGTGGCAACTGCATTCCACAACGGTTTCCAACAGTGCCAAAACTCTGCAATTTGCTCCTCTCAGCTTCGATATTTCCTTACAGGAATCATTCACTACCTGGAGTTCTGGCGGAATACTGGTGCAACTGTCAGAGGAAGTCCGACGCAATCCTATGGCTTTAGCTAGTTTCCTCGCTTCAAAAAGGATTGAAAGAGCATTTCTTCCCTGTGTGGCCTTACGGAATCTGGCAGAGGTGGTTAATAACGGCAGACCAATTCTTACCACCTTGCGCGAAATCATGGTCACTGGCGAACAATTGCAAATTACACCAGCTATTGCCAACTTATTCAAGCAAACAGGTGGCATTCTCTACAATCAGTATGGGCTAACTGAGAATCCAACGATAACGCAGTTTATCCTCACTGGAGAAACGAGCAGTTGGCCAGCGCTTCCTCCTATCGGTTCTGCTACTACAAATGCCAAAGTTTATATACTAGATCGATGCCTTCAACCCGTTCCGATCGGCGTTCCCGGTGAGTTGTACGTTAGCGGTGAGTGGTTAGCCAGAGGCTATCTCAACCTGCCAGAGTTAACCTCAGAGAGATTCATTTCCAACCCTTTCGGTTCCGGTCGTCTCTTAAGGACTCGCGATATCGCCCGCTACTTGCCTGATGGTAATATCGAGTATCTGGGTCGTGCAGATAATTGGGTAAAAATTCGCGGTTTCAGCATTGAACTCGGTGAGATTGAAACCGTGATGGCACAACATCCAGCAGTTCAGGAAAGTGTAGTTGTACCGCAAGAAGGTATATTAGGTAACAAACGCTTAGTAGCCTATGTGGTGCCCCATGAACATGCTACCAGTATCTTAAATCTGGAAGCAGAGCTTGAGCAAGTTTCTCTAAAGCAACAGCTAGCTAAAAAGCTCGAACTGGCAGTGCGAACTTATTTACGAGAACGTTTGCCCGACTATATGGTGCCAGCAGTTTTTGTCACGCTTGAGAAAATGCCCCTGACACCAAGCGGGAAGGTAAACCGTTTAGCACTGCCTGCCCCAAACAAGTCTCGTCCGGAATTGGCAACAACTCTTGTCATACCCAAATCCAAGGCGGAAAAACAGATTGCCCAAGTTTGGATTGAAGTGCTTGGATTAGATGTTGTGGGAATTCATGATAACTTTTTTGAGTTAGGCGGTTATTCCTTGCTCTTGCCTCAGATTCATAACAAACTAGCTGAAATGTTTGGATCGGAGCTATCAATTATGACTTTGGTGCAATACCCAACTATACACGCTTTAGCCCAACACTTAAGTCAGATAGACTCTGAACAATCTGCTGTCAACGGACGCGAGCAAAACAGTAGACTTGGCCGGAAGTCTTTAGTAGAACAAGAACAGCAGCGCAGGCAAAAGAATCGCAACACAAAATACTAA